The following DNA comes from Rosa rugosa chromosome 5, drRosRugo1.1, whole genome shotgun sequence.
TTCTACCTCAAATTCGCTAACCTCCCCTTTCAATTGGACTATAATCTCACCTACCCTGATTCTGGTACCAACCCTAATTCCATCTCTCTCAAATTTTACTTCTTTTATTGGGAAAAGGACTGTTCTTTAAGTTTTGTGCATTGTGTTTTTTCTTGAATGCCAAGTTCTTGATTTTTCTCACCGCTACTAATCTAGGGTTTTTCATTCAACTTACTTAAATATGTGATGCCAActctgcatatatatatgtatcatgGTTTCTTGATGTTATACATTGCGGTATTTTTCGGGTTTGATTCAGTATAGCTAGGTTTCTGTATTCAGGAATATGCAATTTCATTGGCACTGGAAACTATACTGTGTTTGTGAATTTATGGAATAATGAGTCTTTGTTCAGTTAATGCCAATGGAATCTTCAAATGTTAGTTTGCGGATGGGTGTGAGTGTGAGAGAGCAAGAGAATCAGTGTATTGATTGCGGTCTTTTGTGTTAGATAAAATTCCGTATGTTGAATCTGGTGAGTACGTGGCCTATAATAATGAGAAGGGTGGCGTGATTGAGAGACTGAAAGAAGATGGCATTGTTGATCTGGACACTGAATTCCAATCAGTCCCGGAATGGATATCTATGAAGGCCATGGTTAGCTCCTGGCTTGCTGATGCAATCAAGTATGAGCTCTGGGTGGGAACTGATGGTACTTCTGCCCAAACTATATATTGTTCTGATCTTCCTTGGCCAATAGGAAAAGTTTTGTTCTTGAAGCAAGTGTACAATGTCAAGCGGCAACTTGGGATTACTAAGGACAATGCTGAAGAAATAGAAGAACAGGTCCATTGTTTCCACTGATCTTAGTACTTTCTCTGTCTTTGTCTTTTCTACCTCGCCCCTGGTCTTCActctctacctctctctctctctctctctctctctatgttttCTATTTTATGAAAATCATATAATGTTGTTGGtctgaaaattaaaaaattaatggACAGATATACAAGAGAGCCAGCATTGCGTTTGAAGCTCTGTCTAGTAGATTGGGGGATCAAATGTTTTTATTTGAAAACAGGTGATTTGCTCAATATCTTGTATACTTAGATTGTTGTTCCCTTTTAGAATGAAGCCCGCGGACAACTCTTCATTTCATTTTGTATCAACGTACTTTAAAAGTGAAGTGGTGACTAATACTAACCTGCTGATTGTATTTCTACctgcaattttcttttttgagtaGGCCGTCAAGTTTGGATGCTGTCTTTTTGAGCCAGGCACTTATCACTCTTCAAGCATTACCGGTAAGTCAAATTTTATGTTAGCACCATTCATGTTTAATTGGATCAGTTACTTTCTCTGAATCCATGGAAATTGAGTTGCCAGCTAGAATTTTAGATTTCATTGTAGCATCAGTAAGGTGCATAACTGAGAGAGTATTGATTGCTTGATTTCTGTATCAAGAAAAGAGTTTGCGAGAAAATTTACTGAATGGGAGATTTATTTGAGTCATGCCTGGTAGAACTGCAAAAAACGGTGACTATATTATAAATTATGATCTGTACAGTTGTCTATATGATTTTATCAATAATTTTAAGCTTTTAACTGTTGTGCAACTTTATTCCATGGTCTGAACTATAAGCTTTATAATGATATTTTTAAATAAATCCCTAGTGATTGATTTGTATGAAAAATCAAATATCAATACAAGATGAAAATGACACTCGATGTCCTTTACTTGAAACAAAATTTGACACCATAACTGACAGTTTTGTGAATTGAGTATATCTTCTGTACCAAAATAGAGAGGTAAAACAAATAAGAATGATACTGCTACTGACTTAAACTCAGATGTCATTGCTATGTGCACAAAATTTGACCCAATCTGTGATTAAATTTAAGTCGACGAAGTCTTGGAAGCAATTTTTTGGAGGCAGATGACTCTCCTGACAATTCATTTATAGCTTTATTCATCTATCAACTGAGATAATGCATGCTGTCCCGCTTTTTCCTTAGGATTTAATAGCTGCTAGGTTTTCAAGACCTGCTTTGATCTTTCCCATACCATGTTTTAACGTGAGACTTATTTATGCAATGTTATTGTGGTGACAATTCCTGATTCTGTACTCATGGTTTTTCATGTTATCATGAATTAATGAGGAATCTTGGATTataaaaaatgatttcaaacctcttataaatatattttgaatttttccaaAGGAACTTGGTCCTGTGTGGTAAACTAAGTtgtatcttttgtttttgttttttgtcctATTTTTATGTTGCCCTTTTCAATTTACTTTTGGATTATTTTAACACTGCTTGCTATTTTATGCTTTTAGGAAACATCAATTCTCCGGAGCAAGCTCTTAGAACATGAGAACCTCGTTGGGTATGCCAGTAGGGTTAATATGGAGTTTGTTGATGCGAGTACTTCATCTTCAGTCCCAAACTCCCATGCAAATCCTTCATCATCAGCTCCGAGAAGAGGTCCTTCAAACTGGCGTAAGACACTTTCATATACTTAATGTTCAAGTCTTGTATATCTTTAAGTTATCTCGGATTAAATAATTTGATTTTATTGATCACCTTTGACACAGCAGGTCATTGCCCTCTATTTTTGTTTATATAGTGGGATTTGAGAGTAGAGTTGGTCTGACCACAAGCAGTTCACcatcttatttttctttaaaaacgTAGGATGTTACTTTTGAGTGCATAAAAGCTATTAATATGAGCAGGACGCCTTAGGCCTTTCTTGAACTGAAAGCTGTAGtttgtatttttgtagtttttatCATGTGAGATACCTGCTTTCCTGCACATTAATGAAAGACATAATAGGGACACAAAATCTTTCTAAAAGATACATAGCTAATGACAGGCAAGTCATCGATTATTAGAACTTAGCATGCGTTTTCTGAATTTGAACCCTTAAATATTGATGGGATTAAAATTATATAATTATTGGAATGCTAGATTATCTTAGATCAGGGCCACCTTGGTCGTAACTTATTTTGCATTTTCTGTTATGCTTATTTTATTGATCAGGTTCTAAGCCCAAGACCAAACCCAAAAGGGAAAAAACAAAGGAGGAGAAAGATTTTAAGAGAAGGGCCAAATATTTTTTGGTAGCACAGCTGGTTTCGGTTGTACTTTTTGTCACTCTCATGGGTCAAGTTGATGGGGTTGAGGTTGagcttgatgatgatgatgaaggctTTGATTACAATGAATAGAAAGAGTTAATCATTTTGTCTGATTTGTAATCTCTACACCAGCATTTTTGCCCCAGTAGCATGAGTTGTGATGAGGATGAGTTTTCCTGTAATCCTGTTCTTTCATTTTTGTAGTATGACAAGGTTAgaaattttggaaaataaaCACCAGTACGTTCTATGATTTATTGGAACATCAAGTTAGAAACCTAGAATCGAGGGTTGGAAGATATACTTTTCACTCGTCATATTATAACATTTTAACTTTTGAAGCAGTGCTTATACTCGTGTAAATTTTATTCAATGTGAATTGGATAAAGGTTAAACCATGATGAATTTCATGATTTCATCCCTCTGGCTATTAGGCTTTGCTTTGCTGAAAAAGATCATTGAATAGGGTTGAACCATGATGCAATTCTATTTCatattgtttaatttttgaaccTACTGTGAAGTTTATTCAATTTGAAGTACAAAGTGTAAATGATGTAATTCATACATATGGCTATTCTGTGTGAGCACTTGCTTGGTATGGTCTTTCAGATCTCTTAGCAAGGATGCATCGTGGTAAACTGGAATTCTGGAGCTCCTCGTGTTTGAGCTCATCTTAGGGTTTTGATGcttggttttctttttatgtgcTAAAATGAATTGCATATAGGGATTTGGAGTTCATTGGTGGCTATCGATTATAGATTCGAGTATTTAACCCTTCGTTATGTAAGATTACATTCTTAACAACCAGCGTATTCTGTTTCTACCTGCTTGGGAAATAAACATAAGGATTAGGGTGGCAACAACTCTACTCTAATAATTTATAAATAGCTTAACTCGTAATTACATTTGACACCCACTCCTAAACTACCCCATAAAAATCTAGAGTCACATTCAAGCTCTAGTCTTGGCATCGTCCCATTGATTCACAAGATCAGCATACCCCTCAGCAGAAGCAATAGAAAACTCTGTCAGTGAGCTCATAGTAACTGACATTCCAGCACAAAGTACCCTTATGGCAACTTCAGCCATTTTATCTGCAGTCATTACTTGTTCAACTTGACCAACTTCCACCAGTTCCATATTCCCACTGAATTCCTCAGTTGACTCGAACCTCTTTGAACCTATCCGAGCTCTACGTAAATCCTCTTTAACCTGCTGTGCATAGAGAGATCCCATACCAGCTGCGAAAAAATCTAGTCCATCTAGCACTGGGGTCTCACGTATGGCATCTAGAAACCTTGACCATTGGATGCATATTCCAAATATTGGAGGAGCACCGTTAGAGCGACGAGGAGAGAATGGCAACTTTGATGTATCTGGATCAGCCCTCATGCAACGGAGAAGCCATCCTGTTAATGCGCGTACGTAGGATCGCTGAGAAGTGATCCATGACTCAAAATAGGCTCTCCAATTCCTCAGTTCGGTCTCAAGATTGGCTGCAGAACGTGCTAGCCGGTTTGGATCAGTGACTGAACTGGAAGAAGAAAGCCTTTTAGCTTCCAGTTTTGAAGGTGTGCCTGCTAGTAAAAGCTTGGCTTCATCGAGGCTTCGTTTCTGTGTCTGATGACACTCTGCCATTACTTTCCACATCCTTGCCAACCTGAAGGTAAGTACATTTAGTACAGAGTGATTAGATTTGCGTTGCACATTGTGTGTTATATGTGTTGTTAATGAGTGCTAAAGCCAAGTGATATTGTGTTAATGTGTTGTACCCTTGCACCAATTCTGAAAGTTGAGGCTGCAGTTCTTCATCCCTTAAGGATTCAATTCTCTTTGAAATAGCTTCAACTGAGTGTATCGAAACCTTCATCTGCGTATGCAGATCTCTAATGGATACCCTTGTTTTTTCTAGAGCAGATTGGTCATCGCCTTTTACATCTTGGTTCCGGAGTTGCTTTAATTTCTTGTCATATGTCATCCGAACCTTTTCTCCAGACTGCGAAGTAGGTGACACACTGATCAAGCTCTTATAATTTTTGGTTCAAGCATAAGCACAGTGATGATATTATCATCATCAACTATGGCTAATTGCATACTCCTTACTTAAAAAGTAAATCAGTTTCTGTTAGAAGTATACCTTGACTTCCTCATAGAGTTTCTTCTCCCAAGCATACAATCTGTCCAATGTTGATTGGTGACTACCTGAAAACATGCAGGGCTCCTCTGAGAAGTCACTGCTGCTTTCATAACCTTCATCTTTGGAGCAGGAAGAAGTCACTAAAAATCTGGATGAGGCTGAGCGAGACGAGGATGCTGAGCGAAATAAAGCTACTGGGTTCAGCATTTTCATGGCTGCTACAGCAAATTAGTTCTATTAATAACCTCAAACTTTGACATAAAGGAAATATGTCAGTTTGATGAAACATGAAATCCAGCGAAATAAAGGAAATATGAGATCCAAAATGAAGAGTTGGTTTGATGAAACATTGACATTCCTTAACCACATATTGCCATACTGAAATCCAAATTAGTTCTAGTGAATATGACATAACAGATCAGTTTGCTTTATATCCCTGTATTATCTGGAATAAACGAAAGCTAAACTGGATGTTTCGGTCTTCTACAGCCACAGTCAAATTCAAGTCATGTCCACTTAGGTTATCTCCATAACTATTGAGTACAGACTTCCACATTTAAGATAGTAAGATGAAAaaaaatgctcaaatgtaaaggGAATTAATTTACAGTAGATGTCATAGCCAAGTAAGCAAACCTGAGAGTTCATTGGAGGTTGATGAGTACTGCTCTCTGTTGGCCTCTAACAACGCCGAGACCTGATTGGCTGCATTGCAAACGATCACAAACTGATCTTCTAAATCCTTGATAACTTCTGCCATACTCGTTGGCCTTCGGTTTACATAAACAGTAAATCCTGGTGTTTCTTCCTTGGCCTCTCGATCAACAACTGCCGTTCCTTGATTACTAGTTTCAACTTGTCTTGCAGTCTGAGCTCGCACCTCTATAGTAACATGATCATGGGAGGGTATTTCTGCTTCATGCTCAGTTTCGTTTCCGCTGACCGtctcctcatcctcatcctcctcatcATCAACGTCTTCAACAATAACTTCTTCTCTGTTGTAGTTTAGATCCATTTTATCCCTTTCTTGTCTTACATTTGCCTCATCATAGCAATCCTCTTGCTCAGTTTCAATTTCTTCCAAGTCAGGGatcccttcttcttctctgaCCTGCCTTAGTCCTCTATTCTCATCATCCATGACTGTCTGATCAATACTAGATGGAGTGGGATAACCATAGTAATCTAATGATGAAAATGGGTTCCAGAAAAAATCCCATTGAGAGTTTTGAGGTGAAGGTGGAGGGATATTGGGCCTGTTGTTAGGGGAATAGGAGAAGAATGAAGAAGAATTCATTGGAGAAGATTGCATTGCAAAGAAACCATCCATTCCAAACTGGTGTACTGGAGAGTAAGTTTCTACTCTGACCGTCTCTGGTGATTGAGGGGGTCTCTCTTCCACTGACACTGCCGGATTTCCTCCTGATCTTAGGCAATGTACCTTCACAGATGAATGGGGTTCGGATTGGGTTTGTGCAGGTGAGAAGGATTTTGATGAAATCCTCCTGATCTTAGGTGTACTGTCACAGATAAAACCAGGACTTCCACTGACTGTCTCCGATGATTGAGGTGGTCTCTCTTCCACTGACACTGCCGGATTTCCTCCTGATCTTAGGTAATGTACCTTCACAGATGAATGGGGTTCGGATTGGGTTTGTGCAGGTGAGAAGGATTTTGATGAAATCCTCCTGATCTTAGGTGTACTGTCACAGATAAAACCAGGACTTCCACTGACTGTCTCCGATGATTGAGGTGGTCTCTCTTCCACTGACACTGCCGGATTTCCTCCTGATCTTAGGTAATGTATCTTCACAGATGAATGGGGTTCGGATTGGGTTTGTGCAGGTGAGAAGGATTTTGATGAAATCCTCCTGATCTTAGGTGTACTGTCACAGATAAAACCAggacttgttttctttattggAGTGAATGGTGGGGTTATGAAGGACTCTAATGAGAACACATGAGGCTCATCCACTTCAATATAGTCACGAAGAGCAGCCGAAACTCTTTTCAGGGACTGGATATAGGCCAAGTGTCCAGATGCAAATCGTGCTCTTTGTTCGAGAGCCTGTTTAATAAATCTCTTTCGATCTTTACAAAGTTGAACTGCTTCTTCATCATCTAGCTTAGATGTAGAACATCCCATCTCTAGCTTTCTCTTAACTTGTCCTCTCGGCCTATGAATTTTTCAGACTCggatcaaaaccaaaatcacaaGGGTAGTCTTCTGTATTTCTTGCCAGATACATAAGGATATTCTGAGCCTGATTAGCAGAGGAGTTCAACAGCCTCACTCCAACATGAACAATGTTTGCATGtgcaaacaaaagaaacaaagaagaggaaagaaTCTGCAgagaaatcaaaatttcagTACCAACATACACATAATTAAAATATCCTATAGGACTAAAAACACTTGGAAAAGATCTGGGTACTTTTCTTTATATTTAAGTCACAAAGAAGGTTTAAGAACATCACAAACTTGAACAATTAGGAGAACTTAGAATCTTTCAAGCCTTTTCTATCAGTCCAAACACCTAAAACATAACTATTAAATCCTGATTATGCAATAAGCCAATAACTGCCTACTAAAGTACTAGCGCAAGAGCCTCCTATACACACAACTTTTTGCTAGGAAACTACTAGTACAAGAAACTCACAGAAAAAGGAGAGATCAATCTTTCATAACTGTTGTTTCAATAGATAATGAAATTCTTCGAGTTTTTTCCAACTTGAAAGAAAACGATTTAGCCTTGTGGAACAACATATACGGTTAGGGTTTCAAAACTAACAAATTCAATATGAAATAGTGATTCAAAGCAGGTaataaaggaaaatgaaaagggAGGAttcaaagaaaaattgaaaaagcaaTGTAAACATAGGTAGTCAAGTTGAAGTTTGATCTCCTCAGTTGCAACTTTTCAAGGTTACAACAGAAGGGTTTTGAAAAAGAAGATAAAGGTGTAAAGCAGAGGAACAAAAAGAGACTAGAGAGATCAAATTACCAATAGCCCATAGTGAAATCTGAAACAGAGAAGAATAGAAGATGGAAGACAAACAAATCAATTTAGTGAAATAAGTATATGTTGAATACTTCCATGAAATCTTATGGTTCATATGAAATTAACACAAGAAGCTGGGAGGTATATATtatgaaaaattaaaattcaACACATGAAGCCTTTATCATGCAATTATGAAAAATAGAGATTTCAAACTAAAAATCAAAACAGCCAATAGAAAGGAAAAGGCTTTAAAATTGAAACTAACAGAAACATGAGAAGCCAATCACTCTTTTTTTCAGCTTGTAGTGAATATGAACACAGAACatctcaaaacaaaaaacccatTTCACATGTAAAACAGTATCTATTTCTGAAACTACTGAACTAAAACAGGGGTGAGTAGAAAGAAAGAGCTTCCATATTCAAGAAACTcagattaaaaaaagaaaaagaaaaaagaacccaGCTTTGGTAAGACTGTTCTACCAAATGAACTACACAACACAGAAACAAAACACTCCAAATGAATCAGTAAAATGGATAACATAGAAGAAACATACCTGGGTAttgcagagaagaagaagaagctttgatcacagagagagagagagagagagagagagagagagagacgttgAGAAAAAGTAACGGTCAAAACCCaagagggaggaggaggaggaggagaaaacataaaaaaacaacaaaaaaaaataaagttttcgaggactcaaaaaaagaaaaagggggaACAGACCTATGTGCTCTCAGAATATGACAGGATTTAAGTGACGACTTTGCCCTCGGTTTTGCACTAATATGTGTAAATGCCACTGTGGCTTTATTATCCGTTTGAGGTTCTGACAGACTTGGCCTCACAGGCTCACAGTTGCATTAAATGATTGGGGTGATGTTGAAAACTCCCCAGGAATTTAATTTTTTGACATGCGGTTAAAATGTCgttgaaatttgaaatcaaGTTGTTGTATATGAAGGAAAAATCCAAAAACAGGGGAAATGGGAAGTTTGTAATTCTGTAGGTGCCATTATTGTGCTAATGTGtgtgttgttggtgactttgtACTTTTGTTTTCGGTGCTCGTGATGTGTTTGTTCTTTGTGCACATGATTAAGCTATTAGTGTTGCTTTAGAACATATTAGAACCTATGATTATGTgtaaaattaaaggaaaatgattagtttatgaaaatgaaaatgggcttttcataaatcatcatcatctcttATTAAAGTTTTGATAGATATACTTTAAGAAGCTTTTAACAGTGGTTGTTGTATTCTGTCATGATTATAGATATGTCACTGTCTTTGTCATTAAAATCCACAATAACCTATTCGTTTTTGCTATGACTAAATTTTTTGGCATGTTTAACGTTATATCATTTGAAGGTTATACTTTACAAGAATGTCTTCAAATGTTTGTTCATTGTTATTGTGACCGTATTATCTATTGACGCAAATGACCTGTTTATGTTCACATATTTACTAGTTCTCATTTGATCGTGTCGTGCAGAATGCTGACATTGTAGCATATCATTTGATTGAGTTGATCATATTTTGAGCTTGGCTCCCCTTATCTTCTTCATTTGATTTTCGTTCAGATCGTCATAGTAGAGTTTAGCCGTAATATTTCCTCTGATTGTTTTGTTCTCATAGAATAGTTTAATAATAATGTGATCGAATTTGCACTCCATAAAGATTGTAGAAATCTTATACACGAAATGGGATGAGATACTCTCATATACACTTTCCATGGTGTCCTTACTCAATCGGTTGTggtccaaaaaaagaaaaaagcaaattTAGCATGGACACTTGGCGGCTTAATCCCAAACGGTGGTGTACTTGCATTTCAGAAAGGTAAGGAGAATTTGGTAATTATGAGTGGAGAAACTAGGGACGAAAATAATATAATATGAATTTTGTAAAGCAAAAGATAATCGgctataaagaaaaaaaagggaaactGGTCCCACCAAGGCCTCCGCGGGATGCCCTTGGTAACGTCCTTTTACGTAAACGCCCTTTTCTTAAGGCGATAATATCAGAAACGCAATTGTGTAtagttcaaaattcaaaaattaattaaCGTTTCTAGAAAGAAAAGAGGCGTTACATTTTGTTCTGCCGATTTGAAATCAAACCGACCAAGTCTGGGttttgtggagagagaaagagaaagagaaagagaaagagaaagagagagagaagggagacaGAGAGAGACCCATTTCAGAGATGAATTTAGGTTGGCATGGCTTCACGCCTTCACTTCACCGCAAGGTAAATTTTCTCAATTCTCTTTTTGTGGATTGCAGAGTCCATATTGACTTTAATTATTATTGCCGATCTGTGCATGCAGATACAAATTGCCATATATTTATTAAACTATATATATGGCGATATCTTGGATCCCCTGATTGAGAAAACTACTAATTTTTATGATGAGGAGATCCAAAACAGTCATGCagagaagatggagagattACAGTCCTATAAACTACGTACCCCAAAATATGGCGTCTGCGCGCAGCTCCTTCGATGAAGAGGAAGCTAAGAACTTTCAGGTTGTTACTTCTATCACTTACTGGTACTGGTACCTGACTCTCGCTCTTGTCCATCTTTATGTGACAAATTAACCATTTCACTTAGGTGCCCCTTTCTTCAACTTCTTGACAAGTTCACGCTCATGGATAGCCTGAAATTTAGTGACAAGTTTGTCTCTAGGAGCCCAATTCTCTTTGATTATAGGAGCATCTGATAAAGTCTTTTGCCATTGGGATAACAATGGGAACTCATCTTCTGCTATCAGCTTCATGCTAGCTACCTCTTCAAACACGTTCTCATGTTGTGCAAGCCATCTGAGAGCGATATCTGCAAATCCAATTTGCTTTCCCGCAAAGAATTTCTTTCCCTTTAGCTCTTCTTGCAAGTACTTCAAGTTCTCCCTTGCTTTCACAATAGCTTCCTCTTGCTCTTTCCCTTCACTGCATAATGCGTCCACAATAGGTGGAAAAATCTTCATGCACAACCACAGACATATTTACATAGTGAACTGAATTGAATTCTTTACCAAACTTTATTGTGTATATCGATCTTGAAACTCCATATGAAACTAGTGTTCAAGAAGTTAGTAGCTGATTATACGATGAAATAGTAGTGGTACGTTGAGCTAGATTACCTGGTCATCACCAAATTTGGCCCAAAATCGTGCAGCGGCTTTATCGTGAAGATCTTCAGGCAGCAAAGGATTTTGTTTCCATGTTTCCTCAATGTATTCAAGGATCACCAAAGATTCAGCAATTGAGTTTCCATTGTGCACAAGCACTGGAACCTTCTTATGAATGAGGTTGTATTGAAGAAGTAAAGGGCTTTTGTTTGAGAGATCTTCAAATATGGTATCATATGGGACATCTTTGAGCTTCAGTGCCCAAACTATCCTCAAAGCAAAAGAGCTTGACCATGTCTTAAAGAGCTTGACTTCCGCCATTTTTGTTGGTTTGAGATGTGATGGCTTAGGCCTTATATGCAGAACTACAATTGCCGCAATTATTGTAGCCTTCTCTGTTGGGATATCTGACTTTGGCCCTGAGGCATATTTTTCTTGCTCAGGAAAGAAGTGATCTGAGTACAAGACCATCAACTGTCTCATATATTTATGTAAACAAGAAGCAGTTGTAGCTTTTCAATTTACGTAGTTTATTAGTGTGTACTAATTATAATTTTAGAGGAAGGCAAATAAACCACAATGATTTGGTATATGGGAAAAAGATAGGGTGAAAGTGTGatgagaaaagggaaaaaaatgcaaacagtacctgaccttTGACCCATTAGTAACTTTAGTACCTGACCTTTGGCCCATTAGTAACTTTAgtacctgaaaaaaaaaaaaaatcactttggtacctcaagTTCGAACCATGACCCAACATTAGTACCTGGACCATTAACTCCGTTACGGAGACTGCCAGCTGTTATATTTTAAAGGGTATTTTCGTCTCTTTgtatcttaattaattatttttttctttaagcattttttcctctctctctctctctctctctctctctctctctctctctctctctctctctctctcttcttccctctcTCCAGATCAACCTACAGATTCGAGGACTATAATCCTTCCTTCAAGCTTCTAGGACTATAATCCAGCTATTGCTTGGCCTTCTCACACGAATAGACCCACTGATGCCTTAGAACATAAACAGTCGGTGGACTGATTAGAGGAAGCTTCGATTCCATCAAAATCAACCCAAAAATACTCAAAccacagggccggccctgagggttGCCGCCTGAGGCGGCCGTCTCAGGCCACCGATTCCGGGGGGCCTCGAAGGATTCAGTTCTGTATATATGGCATATATCGTATATATATCGTTTTTGCTTTCACATATGCATATTACAATGTAACTCAAGCAGAAGCACAGTTTGTCAGCACATTAGCCAACTAGTGTTCGACTCCCAGCggcctcttttacttcttttttcctttttaatcaGTTAAATCAATTTTACttctatattatatatatgggAGGCCACATTGTAATTCTTCGCCTCAGGCCTTTGGAATCTCAAGACCGGCCCTGTCAAACCAAGATGCAATATTTGCATAAAAAAGCTTCAAACATTCATACACAACAATCGAATCCAGAAAGCatgaataagaaaaaaaaaaaaaaagatatgagGACGCAACTGCTTAGTCTTCCCTCCAATTAATCACGAAAGCCTCCACCTCCTAACATCTCCATActatcgtcttcttcatcatcgtcCCTGCTGTCGTTTTCGCCGTCCAATTTCTACGAATCGGGCCGGTTTCGCCGAAAAAGCTCGATACCCAGGTCAGAAAATGCGGCGAAAAGCAACCCAAAACCCAAAggtactcacctctaaattggGGAGGAGGATGGTTGCTGGTGTTTCAGAGCAACTGGGTTCTGGTGAAATTGGTGAGTtaggggaagaggaagaagttCATGAAATTGATGTGGAGATCAAAATGACGAGGCAGAGCATCGTTTGAAATTGATTTTGAGGGAACGGCAGGGAATTAGGGTTGGGGAAAGGTTGGGGCTTTGGATGTAAAGATTTGGGCTTTGGAGGTTGAAGAAGAGAGCGAAGATTGTGGAGTTTTGGATTGGGAAAAAACTCTCTCATCTGATccactgtctctctctctctctctcatctgatCGGGATTTTCCATTTCTATTTGGAAGATCGGGATTTTCCGTGTGATGATTATAGGCTAGAGTCTCTTGTTccaaaaatctggaaattcttCTTCACATTGACACTAGCTCTGTTTTATTTGGCTGAACGAGGacgaagagaaaga
Coding sequences within:
- the LOC133712058 gene encoding protein ROLLING AND ERECT LEAF 2-like isoform X2 translates to MGCSTSKLDDEEAVQLCKDRKRFIKQALEQRARFASGHLAYIQSLKRVSAALRDYIEVDEPHVFSLESFITPPFTPIKKTSPGFICDSTPKIRRISSKSFSPAQTQSEPHSSVKIHYLRSGGNPAVSVEERPPQSSETVSGSPGFICDSTPKIRRISSKSFSPAQTQSEPHSSVKVHYLRSGGNPAVSVEERPPQSSETVSGSPGFICDSTPKIRRISSKSFSPAQTQSEPHSSVKVHCLRSGGNPAVSVEERPPQSPETVRVETYSPVHQFGMDGFFAMQSSPMNSSSFFSYSPNNRPNIPPPSPQNSQWDFFWNPFSSLDYYGYPTPSSIDQTVMDDENRGLRQVREEEGIPDLEEIETEQEDCYDEANVRQERDKMDLNYNREEVIVEDVDDEEDEDEETVSGNETEHEAEIPSHDHVTIEVRAQTARQVETSNQGTAVVDREAKEETPGFTVYVNRRPTSMAEVIKDLEDQFVIVCNAANQVSALLEANREQYSSTSNELSAMKMLNPVALFRSASSSRSASSRFLVTSSCSKDEGYESSSDFSEEPCMFSGSHQSTLDRLYAWEKKLYEEVKSGEKVRMTYDKKLKQLRNQDVKGDDQSALEKTRVSIRDLHTQMKVSIHSVEAISKRIESLRDEELQPQLSELVQGLARMWKVMAECHQTQKRSLDEAKLLLAGTPSKLEAKRLSSSSSVTDPNRLARSAANLETELRNWRAYFESWITSQRSYVRALTGWLLRCMRADPDTSKLPFSPRRSNGAPPIFGICIQWSRFLDAIRETPVLDGLDFFAAGMGSLYAQQVKEDLRRARIGSKRFESTEEFSGNMELVEVGQVEQVMTADKMAEVAIRVLCAGMSVTMSSLTEFSIASAEGYADLVNQWDDAKTRA
- the LOC133709685 gene encoding mitochondrial outer membrane import complex protein METAXIN; amino-acid sequence: MEDYTLVVRKPCFGLPTACPSCLPLYFYLKFANLPFQLDYNLTYPDSDKIPYVESGEYVAYNNEKGGVIERLKEDGIVDLDTEFQSVPEWISMKAMVSSWLADAIKYELWVGTDGTSAQTIYCSDLPWPIGKVLFLKQVYNVKRQLGITKDNAEEIEEQIYKRASIAFEALSSRLGDQMFLFENRPSSLDAVFLSQALITLQALPETSILRSKLLEHENLVGYASRVNMEFVDASTSSSVPNSHANPSSSAPRRGPSNWRSKPKTKPKREKTKEEKDFKRRAKYFLVAQLVSVVLFVTLMGQVDGVEVELDDDDEGFDYNE
- the LOC133712058 gene encoding protein ROLLING AND ERECT LEAF 2-like isoform X1, which gives rise to MGCSTSKLDDEEAVQLCKDRKRFIKQALEQRARFASGHLAYIQSLKRVSAALRDYIEVDEPHVFSLESFITPPFTPIKKTSPGFICDSTPKIRRISSKSFSPAQTQSEPHSSVKIHYLRSGGNPAVSVEERPPQSSETVSGSPGFICDSTPKIRRISSKSFSPAQTQSEPHSSVKVHYLRSGGNPAVSVEERPPQSSETVSGSPGFICDSTPKIRRISSKSFSPAQTQSEPHSSVKVHCLRSGGNPAVSVEERPPQSPETVRVETYSPVHQFGMDGFFAMQSSPMNSSSFFSYSPNNRPNIPPPSPQNSQWDFFWNPFSSLDYYGYPTPSSIDQTVMDDENRGLRQVREEEGIPDLEEIETEQEDCYDEANVRQERDKMDLNYNREEVIVEDVDDEEDEDEETVSGNETEHEAEIPSHDHVTIEVRAQTARQVETSNQGTAVVDREAKEETPGFTVYVNRRPTSMAEVIKDLEDQFVIVCNAANQVSALLEANREQYSSTSNELSAAMKMLNPVALFRSASSSRSASSRFLVTSSCSKDEGYESSSDFSEEPCMFSGSHQSTLDRLYAWEKKLYEEVKSGEKVRMTYDKKLKQLRNQDVKGDDQSALEKTRVSIRDLHTQMKVSIHSVEAISKRIESLRDEELQPQLSELVQGLARMWKVMAECHQTQKRSLDEAKLLLAGTPSKLEAKRLSSSSSVTDPNRLARSAANLETELRNWRAYFESWITSQRSYVRALTGWLLRCMRADPDTSKLPFSPRRSNGAPPIFGICIQWSRFLDAIRETPVLDGLDFFAAGMGSLYAQQVKEDLRRARIGSKRFESTEEFSGNMELVEVGQVEQVMTADKMAEVAIRVLCAGMSVTMSSLTEFSIASAEGYADLVNQWDDAKTRA